Proteins encoded by one window of Leopardus geoffroyi isolate Oge1 chromosome X, O.geoffroyi_Oge1_pat1.0, whole genome shotgun sequence:
- the C1GALT1C1 gene encoding C1GALT1-specific chaperone 1, producing the protein MLSESSSFLKGVMLGSIFCALITMLGHIRIGHGNRMHHEHHHLQAPNKEDISKISEDERMELSKSFRVYCIILVKPKDVSLWAAVKETWTKHCDKAEFFSSENVKVFESINMETNDMWLMMRKAYKYAFDKYRDQYNWFFLARPSTFAIIENLKYFLLKKDPSQPFYLGHTIKSGDLEYVSVEGGIVLSIESMKRLNSLLSIPEKCPEQGGMIWKISEDKQLAVCLKYAGVFAENAEDSEGKDVFNTKSIGLFIKEAMTNHPNLVVEGCCSDMAVTFNGLTPNQMHVMMYGVYRLRAFGHIFNDALVFLPPNGSDND; encoded by the coding sequence ATGCTTTCTGAAAGCAGTTCATTTTTGAAGGGTGTGATGCTCGGAAGCATTTTCTGTGCCTTGATCACTATGCTAGGACACATTAGGATTGGTCATGGAAACAGAATGCACCATGAGCATCATCACCTACAAGCTCCTAATAAAGAAGATATCTCGAAGATTTCAGAGGATGAACGCATGGAGCTCAGTAAGAGCTTTCGAGTATACTGTATCATTCTTGTAAAACCCAAAGATGTGAGTCTTTGGGCTGCAGTGAAGGAGACTTGGACCAAACACTGTGACAAAGCAGAATTCTTCAGTTCTGAAAATGTTAAAGTGTTTGAGTCAAttaacatggaaacaaatgacatGTGGTTGATGATGAGAAAAGCTTACAAATATGCCTTTGATAAATACAGAGACCAATACAACTGGTTCTTCCTTGCACGCCCCTCTACATTTGCTATTATTGAaaacttaaagtattttttgttaaaaaaggaTCCATCACAACCTTTCTATCTAGGCCACACTATAAAATCTGGAGACCTTGAATATGTGAGTGTGGAAGGAGGCATTGTCTTAAGTATAGAATCCATGAAAAGGCTTAACAGCCTTCTCAGTATCCCTGAAAAGTGTCCTGAACAGGGAGGGATGATTTGGAAGATATCTGAAGATAAGCAGCTAGCAGTCTGCCTGAAATATGCTGGAGTGTTTGCAGAAAATGCAGAAGATTCTGAAGGAAAAGATGTATTTAATACCAAATCCATTGGGCTTTTTATTAAAGAGGCAATGACTAATCACCCCAACCTGGTGGTAGAAGGATGCTGTTCGGATATGGCTGTTACTTTTAATGGACTGACTCCTAATCAGATGCACGTGATGATGTATGGAGTATACCGTCTTAGGGCGTTTGGGCATATTTTCAATGATGCATTGGTCTTCTTACCTCCAAATGGTTCTGACAATGACTGA